The segment GCGATCAGCAGATCCTCGATGGCGATGTGCAGGTCGGGAAACGCCGTGCGGTAGGCGGCGAACAACGCCTTCAGCGCTTCCGGTCCGTGCAGTTCCTGGCCTGGGGCGCGATAGACGTAGTCCGGATGAACGAGATCGCCCAGGATCGAGAAGTTGCCGTCGTTGACCAGGTCGTCGATAAACCGACGCATGACCGCTTCCTGACCCGCGGGCCGTAGGAACCCGCTGGCATCCTCACTGCGAGCAGACAGATTGTGGAGTTGCATGGCATGTGCCTCACGGTTGGTGGAACCTGAGCGAAGCTTAGGCACCGGGAACAGGATCAACCATGCCGCTTTGTCGTCAATAATGTGCAGATCGTCTATTCTTGCGGTTACAAGGTCTACTTGGTCGACCTGAAGGAACCGATGGCGAAACCGACCCCCGTCCTGCCGGAACCGGCCGACCCGTTGGGCGAGACACTGCATATGCTGCGCCTGACCGGCACGCTCTATTGCCGCGGCGAGTTCACGGCCCCCTTCGCGATCGAGATCCCGGAGCTCGAAGGCGTCATGACGTTCCTGGTGGTCACGTCCGGGCGCTGTTGGCTCCAGGTCACCGATGCAGAACCCCGCTTGCTCGACCAGGGGAACCTCGCACTGATCCCGCACGGGATACCTCATATCCTCAGCAGTGATCCCGCCTTGAAACCGGAACCGCTTTTCGACCTGCCCGTCGAGAAGATCAGCGACCGCTACGAGTGCATGCGGCATGGTGGCGGGGGCGAACTGACCCGGACCATGTACGGCGTCGTCCGCTTTGACGACGTCGCTGCGCGGCACCTGTTGCGACTGCTACCCCAGACCATTTACATCGACGGCTGGCACGATGATGCCGGGGGCTGGCTGCAGAGCACGCTCCGCTTCATCGCCAGTGAGGCAGCCTCGCTCAAACCCGGGGGCGAAACCGTGATCACGCGTCTGGCAGACGTCGTGGTGATCCAGGCCATACGTTCTTGGTTGGAAAGCTCAGCCGATGCCGACCAGGGCTGGTTGGCTGCGCTTCGCGATCGCCAGATCGGGCGGGCGCTCGCGTTGATTCACAAGGATCCAGCCAACGACTGGGGCGTAGCGTCCCTGGCCGATGCCGTGGCGATGTCGAGGTCCGCCTTCTCAGCAAGGTTCACACAACTGGTCGGTTTATCACCGGGCCGTTACCTGACCGATTGGCGGATGCAGGTCGCAAGAACCCGTTTGCTGGACTCCGCCGAACCGGTGGCGAGGATCGCCGAGGAGCTCGGCTATCAATCCGAAGCCGCTTTCTGCCGGGCCTTCAAGCGGACCTTCCAACTCTCGCCGGGTCGTGTTCGTCGCGGTGCTGACAAGGCTTCACCATGAGCAAGCGCGGAAACAGAAGAAAAACGGTGATCAAGTCGAATGAAGCAAAGACCGTACTGGTGGTCGGTGCTACCGGCGCGACCGGTCGACTTCTCGTCAGGCTGTTACTCGATCGCGGGCTGCACGTGAAAGCCGTCGTACGCGCATCCGCTACGCTTCCCGACCAACTCAGAAAACATGACCGGCTATCAGTCATCCGGGCGAATCTTCCCGAGCTCACCGATACGGAGCTGGCGGCGTTGACAGCAGGGTGCAAAACCGTCGCGTCCTGTCTGGGCCACAATATGAGCTGGAAAGGCATCTTCGGTAAACCGCGCCGCCTGGTAACCGATACCGTACGCAGGTTATCGGCTGCGATCATCGCACGCAGGCCGGAGGTGCCTGTTCAGTTCGTCCTCATGAGCTCGGCCGGTTCCAGCAACAGGGATACTGATGAACCAATGTCCTCGGCTCAGAAGATTGTCATTGCCTTGCTCCGCCTGTTGCTGCCGCCGCATGCGGACAATGAGCAGGCGGCCGACTATCTGCGAACGGAACTAGGCCAAGGCAACGAGGCACTCGAATGGGTTGCGGTGCGTCCCGACAGTCTGAGAGACGAAGATGTGGTTACGGATTACGCGCTGCACCCCTCACCGATCCGTAGCGCCATATTCAACCCAGGCTCGACAAGCCGGATCAACGTCGCTCACTTCATGGCCGAGCTGATCACTGATAACGAGACATGGCAAAGTTGGAAAGGTCAGATGCCTGTGATCTATAACAAGTGAGCTCCCCGCCATGGAGTACCATTGTGGTTACGTCCTGGGCGCAGGCTGCACAGACCCCTCACGAGGCGACGACGAGACGGATTGAACCTGGACAATATAACGATGATCAACGGAGACCAACGTGATGAAGAGGGCCATCCTGATTGCTCCGCTGCTCATCGGCGCCGTGGCGCTGACCGTGCGGGCCGAGGACACCCGAAAACGGGTCGAGCTGCCGCCGCCGATGCAAGCCCATATGCTCGCGAACATGCGCGACCACCTGGTGGCACTCGAAACCATCACCCGGCAACTCGCCGAGGGCAGGTACGAAGCCGCGGCCGAGACGGCGGAGGGCCGCCTGGGTATGAGTGCGATGCAGGCGCACGGTGGGGCGCACATGGCCCCCTTTATGCCCGAGCCGATGCGCGCGATCGGCTCCGCCATGCACCGCGCTGCAAGCCGCTTCGCCGTGGCCTCACGCGACGCTGAGGTGACCGGCGACCTTGGCGCCGCATTTAAGGCCTTGTCCCAGGTAATGCAGCAATGCGTGGCATGTCACGAGGGCTTTCGCGTCCATTGACGACAGCCGCTCCAGGACAAGCACTGGATTGCTCACGTCCTCACGCTCGATTGATCTGACAATAACGCCGCACGGAGCCCAGCAACCATGATCAGGGTACAGCCGATCGATGAGAACACCTTCCGAGTGACGGTCGAAGGACGAACAACGACGACGCACAGGGTCACGTTGAGCCCCTCTTACTACGAGAAGCTCACGGGCAAACGGGTCGCGCCGGAGTTACTGGTTGAGAAGTCCTTCGAGTTTCTTCTCGAACGCGAGAGCAACACGAGTATCCTGAATTCGTTTGCGTTGCCGGTTATCGGCCAGTACTTTCCTGAATACGAGAAGACCATTCGAAAGACGTTGGCGGCCGGTGGGTAGGCGGTCATCCGAACAACATTGCTTCAGTTCTTTTTCCGATTCATCGAGCCTGGTTTGCGGTCGGGAAACTCGAACGCCACCTGCCACTGCGGGTCGAGGCGCAGACGCGCGTCGAACTTCTTTCCCGACTTGCTCTTGAATCCCTTGAGCAACCCGGTCTTTCCTTTGCCGATCAACGCGTGAACCTGTTTCTCGGTCAGTCGCTTTCCGCTAATCTCTTTCCACACCACGAAGTCACAGCCCTCGCGGAAACGATTACAGCCGAAGCCGCGCTTGCCCTCGATGATGCGCCCCTGACCACACCTGGGACAGGTAAGCGGTTCTGGTGCGGGCCGCGCTGCGGCCGGGATCGGACTCTCCTCTGTCGTCACCTCGGCTGGGGCCGGCGCCGCGTCGCTAGCGGGTAGCGCGGCTTGTCGCGGCCCGTCCGAGAAGTCAAATTCCACCTTGAGCCCCTCTCCCAGCTTCAGCGCCGCCGCGAAGGGCTTGCCCGCCTTGGAGGTGAAGCCCTCGATCCGGTCGGTGCGCCCCTCGTGGAGCAGCTGCTCGACCTGCTTCTTCGCCAGCTTGCGGCCTGCCACCCGCTTCCAGATGGTGAAACCACAACCGTCCCGGTAGCGGCTGCAGCCGTAGGCCTTCGCGGTCTCGACGATCTCGCCCTCCTTGCACAGGGGGCAGCTTCCCAGGCCCGCGGGCTTCGCACTGCCGCGTTTCCCGCCCTGTTGTTTGCGCCCGCCCCGGTGCTCCCTGGCCGCGGCGACCTGTTCGGGCGAGAGCGCTGGACCTTGGGCTACTTGGGGCACCAGCTCCCGGAGAAAATTGACGATGCCGCGGTAGAACTCCCCGGCCGGACGTTTGCCCTCCTCCACCTCCTTGAGCTGCTGCTCCCATTCTGCGGTCAGCTCCGTGCTGCGCAGCGGCTCGGCCACCAGGGCGATCAGGGCCCGCCCCTTCTCGG is part of the Gammaproteobacteria bacterium genome and harbors:
- a CDS encoding ester cyclase gives rise to the protein MQLHNLSARSEDASGFLRPAGQEAVMRRFIDDLVNDGNFSILGDLVHPDYVYRAPGQELHGPEALKALFAAYRTAFPDLHIAIEDLLIAGDKAVIAFTLTGTHAGVLMGIGATGKEVEAQGMVLSRFEDGKIIEEWEILDQLTLFEQLGVVSLPA
- a CDS encoding AraC family transcriptional regulator, which codes for MAKPTPVLPEPADPLGETLHMLRLTGTLYCRGEFTAPFAIEIPELEGVMTFLVVTSGRCWLQVTDAEPRLLDQGNLALIPHGIPHILSSDPALKPEPLFDLPVEKISDRYECMRHGGGGELTRTMYGVVRFDDVAARHLLRLLPQTIYIDGWHDDAGGWLQSTLRFIASEAASLKPGGETVITRLADVVVIQAIRSWLESSADADQGWLAALRDRQIGRALALIHKDPANDWGVASLADAVAMSRSAFSARFTQLVGLSPGRYLTDWRMQVARTRLLDSAEPVARIAEELGYQSEAAFCRAFKRTFQLSPGRVRRGADKASP
- a CDS encoding SDR family oxidoreductase; translated protein: MSKRGNRRKTVIKSNEAKTVLVVGATGATGRLLVRLLLDRGLHVKAVVRASATLPDQLRKHDRLSVIRANLPELTDTELAALTAGCKTVASCLGHNMSWKGIFGKPRRLVTDTVRRLSAAIIARRPEVPVQFVLMSSAGSSNRDTDEPMSSAQKIVIALLRLLLPPHADNEQAADYLRTELGQGNEALEWVAVRPDSLRDEDVVTDYALHPSPIRSAIFNPGSTSRINVAHFMAELITDNETWQSWKGQMPVIYNK